A region from the Ictalurus punctatus breed USDA103 chromosome 25, Coco_2.0, whole genome shotgun sequence genome encodes:
- the hsdl1 gene encoding inactive hydroxysteroid dehydrogenase-like protein 1 (The RefSeq protein has 1 substitution compared to this genomic sequence), producing MAAVDSFPLLFREITRSCSCYVETLALVGALYTASKAVTLMRDCYSLIRLHFIPRLVYPRDLVHRYGKWAVISGASEAIAKAYTEELARHGVCVILITTDTTDLNDTAKTISDMHGVEAILVEADFSHGALTCDPIKDAIKDKDVGFVINCLNSSLDIPRDFHDISECELWQIINNSISAASLITRLALPGMAERRRGVVVNISSGRCSRPCARKALLSASTAFFDHFSRALHYEYGHRGVFVQSLFPGKVASEEDDGSWLVPQPHVYARHALSTLGISHRTTGYWPHTLQLGLMRCVPEWIWVTGACVMCRTT from the exons ATGGCTGCAGTTGACAGTTTTCCACTGCTGTTTAGAGAAATCACCAGATCCTGCAGCTGTTATGTAGAAACGCTTGCATTAGTGGGTGCACTCTATACTGCAAGTAAAGCTGTTACACTAATGAGGGACTGCTATAGTCTGATAAGGCTTCACTTCATCCCGCGTCTTGTTTACCCTAGAGATCTTGTGCACAGATATGGAAAATGGGCTGTCATTAGTG GTGCATCAGAGGCGATAGCTAAAGCATACACCGAGGAACTGGCCAGGCATGGTGTATGTGTCATCCTCATTACCACTGACACTACCGATCTAAATGACACCGCCAAGACCATCTCTGACATGCATGGAGTCGAGGCTATCCTAGTGGAGGCAGATTTCAGCCACGGTGCCTTGACCTGCAACCCCATTAAAGATGCGATCAAGGACAAAGACGTCGGATTTGTCATAAACTGCCTGAATTCGTCTCTGGACATCCCCCGAGACTTCCACGATATATCTGAGTGCGAGCTGTGGCAGATTATAAACAACAGCATATCTGCAGCCTCGCTGATCACCCGCCTGGCTCTGCCCGGGATGGCTGAGAGGCGAAGAGGTGTAGTTGTTAATATTTCATCAGGAAGATGCTCCAGGCCCTGTGCACGGAAGGCTCTGCTCTCTGCGTCCACG GCTTTCTTTGACCACTTCAGTCGTGCCCTGCATTATGAATACGGCCACCGTGGAGTGTTTGTGCAGAGTTTGTTTCCCGGCAAAGTGGCCTCTGAGGAAGATGATGGTAGTTGGTTGGTTCCACAGCCTCATGTTTATGCTAGACATGCTCTGTCTACTCTAGGCATCTCGCACAGAACTACAGGATACTGGCCTCACACACTACAG CTTGGACTTATGCGGTGTGTGCCAGAGTGGATCTGGGTGACGGGAGCATGTGTCATGTGTAGGACGACCTAA